DNA from Gemmatimonadaceae bacterium:
GTCAGCCCGCGGAGCGATCGACCGCGCGCGCCTGGACATAACGGCGCACCACGCGTACGAGCGAGCGCGGATGCACCGGCTTCACGAGCATCTCGTCGCATCCTGCCGCCAGCGACATCTCGTGATCGGCGAGGCCTGACAACGCCGTCACGGCGATGATCGCGGGGCGCGGCGTCGTGTGGTCGGCGCGAATCGCCCGTGCGACTTCCCAGCCGGTGAGCTCGGGCATCACGATGTCGAGCATGATCGCGTCGGGCCGCTCGACTTGCGCGATGACGAGCGCCTCGCGCCCGGTGCGCGCCTCGACGACGCGAAAGCCCGCGTTCTCGAGGACGATGCGCGCGATGTAGCGGCTGTCGGCGTGATCGTCGGCCACGAGGATCAACGGCGCCTCGGGCGAAAGCGTCGCGATCTCGGTATCGATGCGATATGGGGCAAGCGGCATGGTGAGTTCCAGTGTCATGGACCAGTTCCGGTCGGCGTTGGGCACCAAGAAGCGGCGTCAGCCGGGCGGGGCCTAGTGGATCAAAGTCCTACAACATCGGTGAGCCGTTTCCGTCGGTCGACACGTGGCTCGTGTGCGTCGGCCGTCTCGTGGGCGCTTCGCGTCGGTCGGTCAGCCGGATGTGGCGCGGCAAGCGAAGCGTGAACACCGAGCCGCGCGCGACGTCGCTGGTCGCCGAGAGCTCGCCCTTCATCGCCGTGGCGAACTCGCGGCTGATGGTCAGGCCAAGGCCCGATCCGCCATAGGCATCGATCACGGGCGCGCCGACCTGCACGTAGGGCTCGAAGATCTTCTGCAGCTTTTCGCGTTCGATCCCGGGCCCCGTGTCCGTGACGTCGAAGCGCACGACGTCGCCTTCGGTGCAACAGCTCAGCGTCACTTTACCGGGCGGCTTCGTGAACTTGATCGCGTTGGCGGCGAGGTTCACGAGGATCTGTTTCAGCTTGTCCGCGTCGGCGCTCGCGAGCAACCCGGGCGCGTGTGGCTCGATGTGAACGGTGATGCCGTGCTGGGTCCCGAGCGGCTCGACCACGATCTGCACCGCGCGCAGGGCCTCGAGCGCGCTCACCGGCCCGATGTTGTACGCCACGCGGCCCGCCTCGAGGCGCGAGATGGTGATCACATCGTCGATGATGCGAACGAGGATGTGCTCACTCTCGGTGATACGCTCGAGCATGTGGCGCTGCTCCGGCGTGAGCGGATGCGACGTCTCGGCCCGCAACAGCTCGACGTAGCCCGTGATGGACTGGAGCGGTGTCCGCAGCTCATGGCTCATCTTCGCGAGAAATTGAATCTTCGCGTCGGTCGCCTGCGCCATGCGATCGCGCAGTCGCTCGGCACGTGTTTGTTCGGCCGCGTGCATGACGGCGACTCCGACGACGTCGGCGCAGAACCGCTCGAGCTCCATCATGCGCTGCCGCGACCGGACACGTTTCCGAAACAACAGTCCGAACGCGCCGAGCAAGCCGCCGTCGAGCCGGAAGAAGGGCAGCACGCCGATGGCGTTGAAGCCGAGCGAACGGGCCGCGTCGTTCAACGACTCGCCCTCGTCCCACGGGTGGCGCAGGCGAACGAACTGATGCTCGGCCAGTGCGCGGCCGAACGCGCCGACCCCCGGGCGCGGTGAGCCGAAGAGCTGGCACTTGGTGTCGTCGAGACCATGGCTGAGCACCGGGAAAAGCGCACCGACCGTGTCATCGTGTAGCATGAGAAAACCCATATCGGCTCGTGCAATGGCCAGCGCGAGCTCGAGGGCAGGCTTGAGCTCCGTCACGTCGATCGGCCAATCATGCTTCGTCGCAAGCATTCGGGCTGCCTCCTGTAGGGTGGCTGCGTGCATCCTACCGGAGAGCGCGAGTCGGCCAGCATTGCCCGATGGTCTATCGCAGGAGAGTCGTACGCTGTTCTACCAACGGCGGCTTCGAGTCCACCGGCGTGAACCCCGTGCCGATCGTGTTGGCGACGTTCGTTCCGTTCATCCCATTCGTCCCGTTCGTCGTGCGCGCGCGCTTGAGAACGCTCAGGATGATGTCGACGCTCGGAGGCCGAGTGCGCTCCGTACCGTCGAGCCGAATCATCGTCGTGGCTTCGTCCGCGAGCAGGCGATCCACCATGCGTACGAGCTCGGCCAGCGATCCAGCCGCGAGCTTGGACATGACGCGGCTGCGATGCACTTTCACGGTTTTTTCCGTCGTGCCGATGCGCGCCGCGACCATCTTGTTCGGCGAGCCGCACGCCACGAGGGCGCATACCTCCGCCTCGCGCCGCGTGAGTCGTCCCGCGCGCCGCCACAGGTCGATCAGCGCGCGATGTTCGTCGTCGGTGCGATGCGCGAGCTCGATCGCGCGAGTGACGGCGGCGAGCAGCGCCTCGGCCGTGAACGGCTTGGGAAGCAGGTCGGCCGCGTGCTGCTTCATCGCGCGCACGACGGTTTCGACGTCGCCCGTCGCCGTCATGAAGATGATCGGCGCGGTCACGCCGTGCGCGCGCATCTCCTGCGCCAACGTGATGCCATCGAGCTCCGGCATTCGAATGTCGGCGACGATGCATGCGGGCTCGATCTCCTCGGCGTCGTCGAGCGCGTCGGCGGGATTCTCGTACGTCTGTACGCGATAGCCGCTGGCGACGAGCAGTCGCGACAACGCGCGGCACACGCCGGCATCGTCGTCGATGACGACGATCAGCGACGGGTTCGATTCGAGTGTGAAGGACGAAGGAGACACCGGAGTAGGATCTA
Protein-coding regions in this window:
- a CDS encoding response regulator, with product MTLELTMPLAPYRIDTEIATLSPEAPLILVADDHADSRYIARIVLENAGFRVVEARTGREALVIAQVERPDAIMLDIVMPELTGWEVARAIRADHTTPRPAIIAVTALSGLADHEMSLAAGCDEMLVKPVHPRSLVRVVRRYVQARAVDRSAG
- a CDS encoding HAMP domain-containing sensor histidine kinase, with protein sequence MLATKHDWPIDVTELKPALELALAIARADMGFLMLHDDTVGALFPVLSHGLDDTKCQLFGSPRPGVGAFGRALAEHQFVRLRHPWDEGESLNDAARSLGFNAIGVLPFFRLDGGLLGAFGLLFRKRVRSRQRMMELERFCADVVGVAVMHAAEQTRAERLRDRMAQATDAKIQFLAKMSHELRTPLQSITGYVELLRAETSHPLTPEQRHMLERITESEHILVRIIDDVITISRLEAGRVAYNIGPVSALEALRAVQIVVEPLGTQHGITVHIEPHAPGLLASADADKLKQILVNLAANAIKFTKPPGKVTLSCCTEGDVVRFDVTDTGPGIEREKLQKIFEPYVQVGAPVIDAYGGSGLGLTISREFATAMKGELSATSDVARGSVFTLRLPRHIRLTDRREAPTRRPTHTSHVSTDGNGSPML
- a CDS encoding response regulator; this translates as MSPSSFTLESNPSLIVVIDDDAGVCRALSRLLVASGYRVQTYENPADALDDAEEIEPACIVADIRMPELDGITLAQEMRAHGVTAPIIFMTATGDVETVVRAMKQHAADLLPKPFTAEALLAAVTRAIELAHRTDDEHRALIDLWRRAGRLTRREAEVCALVACGSPNKMVAARIGTTEKTVKVHRSRVMSKLAAGSLAELVRMVDRLLADEATTMIRLDGTERTRPPSVDIILSVLKRARTTNGTNGMNGTNVANTIGTGFTPVDSKPPLVEQRTTLLR